The DNA window GTTGCTTGTTATGGTATGGATTGGGGTGGCAGCAGGCAAACCAGGGTAGCCAAGATGTCCTCCCTCCCCAACAATATTCTCCTGCTCTTTCTTGGGGGTACTAGCATGAGCACATTAAAGTTTAAGTGTAAGCGAGGCCATACCTTAATATATTTTTGTATCGATTATTTGTCCCACTCTAAAATGTTCTATGCTTCTTTCTTGGAGCACTTAACAGCAATATCTGTCCTTGAGGATAGGAATAGCATTTCAGATTAGTTCTCAGCtcaaagaaaatgcaaatcaacATTGTGTCACTATTGCTCAAAATGTCTGAAGAAGACTTCAAAAACACACTCCGATTTCTAGATTTACTTTTATAGTTTAGGCATCGAAGTTGCATTTTCTACATATTCATACTCGCAAAATATCTGTCTGGATTTAATATTTCTAAATTTTCTATATATCTTTGCAACAGATAATTACTTGAATTTGCTTTCCTTCAGGTTCCTCAGGAGACTGTGGACAAAGAGGAAGATGCTGAAATTCTAACAGAAGACACCCAAGACTATGCCAGCCCCAAAGCAGTGGAGAAAATGGCAGAGAACCGTGAGCAGCAGGAGATGTTCCCTGAATCAGCAGATCTGTCTATGGAGGCTGATGGCAAAAGTGATGATAGAGCAGAAGACTTGGACATGGAGTCCAAAGAAGGCACAAGTCCTAACATCTCTGGCACCTCAGACTTGGTCTCGGGGACTCCCCAGAAACCCAACAGTCGCCGTCAGTCCTTTATAACTCTGGAAAAGTATGCTGAGGGAAAGCCTGCCAGCCCCAGCAGTGCATCCACATTCACAGGTCCCCTCATAAAGACCTCCAACAGCCAAGAACGCACTAAAACCAACAAGACATCAACCTCTTCAGCTTCTCAGACATCCACTGGTCCAAACTCTCAGGATTCCCTGTCCACTCCGACAAGAAATGTGAACTCGCAGTGTCCTGTGAAAGATGCCCCTGAGTCCCCTCAAAGACCCAAAGACTCAGTGACAAAATGTGAGCCAGTAAGATTGACTGAGAGAATGCGTAGTGACACAACAGAGGATGAAGATGTTATTCCAGACACCCAGACTGAACTGGAGCAAAAGAAAAGTACAACGATGCCTTCCACTTTAGATGATCTTGAGCCATCAAGCCAGGAGGAGGAATCTGAACAGACTTTGGATGACTCTCAATCCTGTGTGACTCGGACTTCTCCAAGTGAACCAAGACGTTCTGGACGCTGCAGAGTCAAACCTCTGCTGCCTGGAGAGGACCCTAAGGAACgggaagagaaaaacatgcagGTTAAAAGGAGACGTTCTGGAGAGGAGCCTAAAAGTGATTCTGCAAACTCAATCTCAGTGCAAAGTAGACGAAGCACAAGAAGTCAGCAGGCTGCCGAGGAGGACAGTGGCAGGGACAGATTACGAACCAGGTCTCAGAGGGACAAGAGTGAGTCAAGCCAAACCGACTCTCAAGGTACAGCTCGCAAGAGAATCAAATTGTACAGCAGTTCACATGAGTTTCTTGATAAACCTGAATCCAAAAGGAGAAGCTCCAGAGGGCACGAGTCCAGCCAAACTGACTCACTGTCAGGCTCACAGGCCGGGTCTGAAAGCCAGTCTCAGAGTAGGCACAGTCGGCGGAGTAAATCCTCAGTGGATTCCAAGGAGGAGGTTGGAATTAAGAAAAAGGTTTTGCTTGATAAAAGAGAATCAAGCCAAATTACCACACATGAGATTgtagaacagaacaaaaaggaCGATAAACAAAAGAACGATTCTCAAGTGGGCACTCTTTCACCTCAAAGTAGTGGCAGATCCCAAGAGTTTGAACTACTAGAGCAGACAGAAAAGGATAAGCCAAACAAAGATTCACAAATGATCACTCAATCGAGTGTCAAATCCCAAGAGTTTGAGGTTGTAGAACAAACTGACGTGGATAGTAAGccagaaaaacattcacaagtGATCACTCCATCCCCTCAATCAAGTGTCAAATCCCAAGAGTTTGATCTTATAGAACAGAACGAAAAGGAAGATATTAAGCCAGGAAAAGACTCACAAATGATAACAGAGTTTGAGCTTGTAGAAGAGACCAAAAAGGATGATGAGATGACGAAAGATTCTCAAATGGCTGCTTCTTCTCTTCAAAGTAGTGGCCAGTACCAAGAGTTTGAGCTTATAGAAAATACAGACAAGGAGGACGATTCTCAGAAAATCACTTCTCCAAGTAATGACGAGTCCCAACATAGAACAAGCCCAACAAACAAGTGTGTGACTGAATCAGAGCTAAAAAATGATCACAAGATCATTGAAGGTACAAAAGACATGCTTAGCCAAGAGGGCCCTCAAGTGATTACACCATCTGATAGCCAGTCTACGCGTAGATCCAGAAGAAGCAAGGCATCGTCTGAGGCAGCGGAGTctgaagacaaaaatgaaaataagggCTCCTTAGGAAGGGAAACCAGGTCCAATTCCCAGGCAGCATTATCAGTTGTCAGTCATGCAGAGGCCTCAATTGGAGGTAGGACCAGAAGGAGCAAGGTCCAAGAGGATCAGTCAAAATCAAGTCCATGCTCGACACCGGAGAGTTCTCAGTCACTAGATAGTGTTGGATCGACTGAGTCCTCCAAAGGCAGGGGCAGATACGCAAGACGAAAATCTTCTCAAGTATTAGTAACCAATGCAGGATCCTCAGAGTCTGAATCCTCAGAGGCCAGAGAAAATTCCCCTAtgctgaaaaaaagagggaggaaaccTCGGGCGTCCCTTCAAAGTCCTCTCACCCTTGAATGTAAGGACAAAATGAATAGTGATATGGTAAAGATTGATAGTGACACCTCAGATACACTAAGCAAAGAAGCTAAAAATGCAACTGATGTAGAGGAACCAGATTTACAGAATTCTGAATCACTTGAGCTGACTCCTCAAATTAAGCAGCAAATTAACGAATCCCTAGtagaggtggaggctgatgctGTTGTAGAAGAACctgacaatgaaaacacagtcaaGAGCAAATCACTCAGTGTTTCGCCTTGCAAGGAGAGGCAAAGACAAAAGGACCTTCAACACATTGATAGTGCTTCTTTGCAAGAAAGTGACACTGCGGACTTAAACTCTGCTGAAATCCTTGAATCGGTTGAGATCAGTACTGAACAGAGTCAAGAGAAGTTGCCCTCTGACACATCTGTGTCTCCTGCTGTGGACACACTGTCGGTGCCTGAGACAACAGGGAAGCTTCCGGCCTCAGGCTTGGCggaagagaaaactgaaaaagtatCAGAGCTTGTTGCCAGTATTACTGAAAAACAGACGGATGATTCAGAATCACACCAACCAGTTGCTCCAGAGGTGGAGCTGACTGAAGACAGTCACATTTCCTcttttggacaaaataagatGGAGTGTCCAAATGTCACTGATGAGGAACAGGCTGCCTCTATCAAAGAGGGCAATTCACCAAACCAGCCAACAGAGGCAAGTGctggtgatgacatcacacctCTACAAGATGGCAGTGAAGATGGCAAAACCCAGGTGATGGAATgtcaggatgaagaggaaactCAGACCACCAACACTGAGAACGATGTTGCAAATTTGGATTCCGCTCTGCCTGATGTTTGTAATACTTCAGTGTCAGCAGACTCAACAAGCAAAGATACTTTCCAGGGATCTCCAGTGAAGCAGAGGGACCTGGAGGCTGTAATGGGGACAGATGTTGGCCAAAGCCCCAGCAGTGGCAGAACCAGAGGAACCTGGTCTCCTTCTGCCTCCCCATCAACCAGCATTCTTAAAAAGGGCCAGAAGAGACCACTAGAGGATGAGACTCCTTCACCTCTTGTCAAAGTAGGTGACAAGCTTGTGATATATTACGCAAAACGAAatgcaaatgtacacacaccaaaaacccaaacttgtatttgtttgtacTGTTGGTAAAAGTCACTTTATATTCTCCTTTAACCTTGCAGTCCAGGCGTGTGTCCTTTGCTGATCCAATCCAGCGGCAGGAAATGGCAGATGACATTGATCGTCGCAGCCCTGCTATCAGAACCAGCTCCCCCAGAAGATCCAAAATTAGCAATATCCCACAGCCTAAGGTAAGAATATGACCAGGGCTGTTCTGATCCAAACCAACCGATGTTTCTTCAAGTTATCTGGTTTGGTCTAAAGTAACGCCCTTCTTCTACCGATTCTAGTATGTCACCACCCCAACAAAGGCCTTGGTGATCCTGAGTCCCAGAAATCTACATAGTCCAGGTTACAAGAGCTCCAAGAAATGCCTGGTAAGCACACAAATGAGAAATCAGCATCCGTTACTTTCACCATTAGCTTTGAGGGGTTACATGTTACTTGTTAGCAAGAAATGCATAAAGCTGACACAGGGCAACATTCATTTGTGTATCTATCCACAAGTCAAAGTTGACAGTTCATctaaattgtttttcaaatttgaGTACTGAAATCAAACATAATATAGGTGAAGATGtttcagacatctttttttttattgatttctttacaAACAGGGTTTGCCTGGGACAGACTGTAGAAATGTGTTACTTTTCATAAAATTTcaatcttttgtttgttttcaacctGCAAAATAGTACCAAGATAAAGTCAAGTTGTTGTCATTATCAATTCCCTGtttttacaaagtaaaacaatgtaAATCTATTGGACAGTTATCAGGGCTTAAAACCAAAGATTTgttgatcttaaaaaaaatggctatgtctgtctgttagtccagcactttggtccagacttgAAATCTTGTATAGACATTCATGTTTCCTTCAAAATGTTCCTATTACtaggtcaaaatgtgtttgtccaAGAGTTTGGTTTGTGACCAAATACATGACACTCCCACCAGCCAACGAACATGGAACATTACAACCGCTTATCATTCGTCGTGCAAGCATCATCATTCTTCAGCTGAGCATTTACTTCAAATCACTGCCGTGCTTTAGTTCAGTTTCACAGAGCTATGTGTATGGCTCTAAGTGTTTAGTCTTGTTCAGAGCTTCGCTGTTGAAAGCAAGGTTGATCAGTTGACCAGTTAAAGGTGTTCTGCTGATTTGGCGTTGCTCTCCTGTAGCATGATCAGACTTTTGATTGACCCCAAATAAATCCTCATCTttgcagcagaaccagagagtCTAACACTCAAATATGTGCAGCTCccactggagccacaaaaagctttattcATGTCTATGAAAAGCCTTCATAGAGCTGCAGAGTTGGAGGATAATTCTCTGCAGTATGTGATGCCTGCAATGAAGCACACAACCCAAACTAAAACAAGTAAAAGCTGAACTGAAGAGTTTTTATTCTAATGGTAACGGAAACCCTGAATTCCAGATTTCTGAGATGAGCCAAGAGCCGCGGCCGGTCTCCAGAGACTGTATCTACCCTGCCCTGGTTGGCTGCTCTACACCTGTAGAGGCTGTGCTGCCTCAGATATCCTCCAACATGTGGTGAGTACAGAATACAGATGATGAGAGGACAGATGTTTCATATTTggtcatgtatttttcatttttaaatatgttaattCCGAAAAATTCTCCCCACAGGTCTCGTGGTTTTGGGCAGCTTGTCCGAGCCAGAAACATCAAAACAGTCGGTGACCTCAGTGCCCTTACTCCCAGTGAAATCAAGACTCTGCCAATTCGCTCCCCAAAGATCTCCAATGTCAAAAAGGCACTTAAAATCTATGAACAGCAGGTATGCCAGCAGGGAGAGGGCTGAAGTGGATTGAGatcacacagcacaaacacaaatgatttaacaaaaatatataatgatggaattcttttttttttttaatttgacatctGAACAATTCTCCTCTAGCGTAAAGGACGAGGTGGAGATGAGCTGAAGAGTTttgatgaaacagaaatgttgacCTCTGAACTGGAGGAGACCAGTGCTCCTGAGAaccaggaagaggaggataagACCTCAGCCGAGACTCTAGGTGTGTAAAAACTCTCTGTGTAGCGAAGCTCTCggccagggttttttttccccccataaaATGGAGAGTCCGCTGTATTTAGTGCTACAGGGATGTATACTGTGGCATTTCTTATCACAGAGTTTAttgaaaaatgtgcaatttgtgcatgaatttgttttcaaccaaagacatatttttagttttagtttattttctttcttgcagcAAGTTTGATGAGAACATTGAGCAAGCCAAGCTCTGTATTAGTCAACTGCCAGGACCCAGTTACTTTAAATAGGCCAGGATCACACTACAGGAGTGTCTGGCAGATTTAAGAGTAGATGACTGCGTCtccacaaacattttctcatccaGACCTGGTTTTTCGTCTTTCTTTTTGCTCACTGCAAAGTATTGAGCCACTGTCtccatttatttacatttgccGACTGCAGCTGTTGTATTGCTCCCTCCAGCACA is part of the Acanthopagrus latus isolate v.2019 chromosome 9, fAcaLat1.1, whole genome shotgun sequence genome and encodes:
- the rif1 gene encoding telomere-associated protein RIF1 — its product is MMATAEPPSSSSFLPLLDSLEDSAAGQSEQTDAYLTIASRLSGEESRQFLPAVEKHFSRLGKATLAHVSSPNTELSQAALQALGFCVYHSRVVSGLPETFVAEILSALCSLVVKSTDKNTCTRALWVISKQSFPQDMVAKKVSSILDTLESVWSREDIQSVVMEHEALNVVIRMLEQVPAQMGDGVVRWAKLIIPLVVHSASKVRLRAAAAMELGMPLLLEKQVEVAAIIEPMMSTKLIPELQKLFMSKNETNVLKLWPLFVKLLGKLLHRGGPFINSLLHLEELGFRSSSPTIKKIAFIAWKSLIDNFALNPDILCSSKRMKLLMQPLSSINVRTEALLLTKVEVWWYLVVQLGPNLFPNFEQVSVPLLQCTIGSDSSSVPGTPSRAISQNGAATPTTPKTGTAGFNGPANTSRMSLNASLQMPTTFPSIQLLGLEMLLHYFLGPEVIATAAKHKLILSLEPLNHPFLSGASSFTKHAAVLTSNIRDGFISIGKDAPGSLLAILWTSLVRCVNSTIESGSKKDRQGCEVLTLMLQALQSIVTSEALPADKVLILFEATVKGIPQRVLGSASYQVGKMDVLNGTPALFLILLLYNSSMLAAYIEDERFYQCLQTLVGCGLSGPTSPLAFGEAVLGAIGRSAPSLQNKEQLLRMWSVVVSPLTDTITQSNEVNQGDALEHNFRAMHSALLFPITQLLPGTPLQQATQKSMLSTWSKLYRVFARCSSLVVTAEENICCEEFCAKMTAATDRDALMVPSTLNVVASILQVMVECVDFSPYTPQFQQKLKSPHTPGNWMKKRNKVLGNLSTFQSLLVQCLEVYLEGPEASSEATGLALVSTLSALFTNLALPNTIKEALTSLIQPLTVLCKQASSEPPIFPPHLLGKLEKLYSDVLGCLQTRSALAYDGELLVLLSPLLCVLFPHKNKQLRNSVTQFWNSTFANSTSLTYPDEIRPILSQVKQKTPIILPCFEVVSVPDELSGQYSSESSQLETKLSGIPVSSVGKRDSLLGKSAELRDKSTTKTSKPVSTKLDFGSPKPPRREVLEEEASIDFVFIPPETKERVLTEHQKEVKRTKRVDIPAMYNNLDASLDTTVFSQYTQSQEESLDKLPTEQADSISKEAPGKVPQETVDKEEDAEILTEDTQDYASPKAVEKMAENREQQEMFPESADLSMEADGKSDDRAEDLDMESKEGTSPNISGTSDLVSGTPQKPNSRRQSFITLEKYAEGKPASPSSASTFTGPLIKTSNSQERTKTNKTSTSSASQTSTGPNSQDSLSTPTRNVNSQCPVKDAPESPQRPKDSVTKCEPVRLTERMRSDTTEDEDVIPDTQTELEQKKSTTMPSTLDDLEPSSQEEESEQTLDDSQSCVTRTSPSEPRRSGRCRVKPLLPGEDPKEREEKNMQVKRRRSGEEPKSDSANSISVQSRRSTRSQQAAEEDSGRDRLRTRSQRDKSESSQTDSQGTARKRIKLYSSSHEFLDKPESKRRSSRGHESSQTDSLSGSQAGSESQSQSRHSRRSKSSVDSKEEVGIKKKVLLDKRESSQITTHEIVEQNKKDDKQKNDSQVGTLSPQSSGRSQEFELLEQTEKDKPNKDSQMITQSSVKSQEFEVVEQTDVDSKPEKHSQVITPSPQSSVKSQEFDLIEQNEKEDIKPGKDSQMITEFELVEETKKDDEMTKDSQMAASSLQSSGQYQEFELIENTDKEDDSQKITSPSNDESQHRTSPTNKCVTESELKNDHKIIEGTKDMLSQEGPQVITPSDSQSTRRSRRSKASSEAAESEDKNENKGSLGRETRSNSQAALSVVSHAEASIGGRTRRSKVQEDQSKSSPCSTPESSQSLDSVGSTESSKGRGRYARRKSSQVLVTNAGSSESESSEARENSPMLKKRGRKPRASLQSPLTLECKDKMNSDMVKIDSDTSDTLSKEAKNATDVEEPDLQNSESLELTPQIKQQINESLVEVEADAVVEEPDNENTVKSKSLSVSPCKERQRQKDLQHIDSASLQESDTADLNSAEILESVEISTEQSQEKLPSDTSVSPAVDTLSVPETTGKLPASGLAEEKTEKVSELVASITEKQTDDSESHQPVAPEVELTEDSHISSFGQNKMECPNVTDEEQAASIKEGNSPNQPTEASAGDDITPLQDGSEDGKTQVMECQDEEETQTTNTENDVANLDSALPDVCNTSVSADSTSKDTFQGSPVKQRDLEAVMGTDVGQSPSSGRTRGTWSPSASPSTSILKKGQKRPLEDETPSPLVKSRRVSFADPIQRQEMADDIDRRSPAIRTSSPRRSKISNIPQPKYVTTPTKALVILSPRNLHSPGYKSSKKCLISEMSQEPRPVSRDCIYPALVGCSTPVEAVLPQISSNMWSRGFGQLVRARNIKTVGDLSALTPSEIKTLPIRSPKISNVKKALKIYEQQRKGRGGDELKSFDETEMLTSELEETSAPENQEEEDKTSAETLATELVDEPVPADGRPEQDGPENQAADTLAKERGPEGLLSEVQALTSRMTPSELSYCAPEQLVQMHDQLGGMMRRVVVELQTRLCQTDDKRCRDF